One stretch of Castor canadensis chromosome 14, mCasCan1.hap1v2, whole genome shotgun sequence DNA includes these proteins:
- the Tcim gene encoding transcriptional and immune response regulator, with translation MKAKQSHQAIVMSTSLRVSPSIHGYHFDTAARKKAVGNIFENIDQESLQRLFKNSGDKKAEERAKIIFAIDQDLEEKTRALMALKKRTKDKLLQFLKLRKYSLKVH, from the coding sequence atgaaagcaaagcaaagccaCCAAGCCATCGTCATGTCCACGTCGCTGCGAGTAAGCCCCTCCATCCACGGCTACCACTTTGACACAGCCGCAAGGAAGAAAGCTGTGGGCAACATCTTTGAAAACATAGACCAAGAGTCACTACAGAGGCTCTTCAAGAACTCGGGAGACAAGAAAGCTGAGGAGAGAGCCAAGATAATTTTTGCCATAGACCAAGATTTAGAGGAGAAAACACGAGCACTGATGGCCCTGAAGAAGAGGACAAAGGACAAGCTTCTCCAGTTTCTGAAACTGCGCAAATACTCCCTCAAAGTCCACTGA